A genomic stretch from Lysobacter ciconiae includes:
- a CDS encoding energy transducer TonB has translation MTQDLDTPVKKARDDSEGLNWARIAGITMAIAVHAGALLMMLAPMAAPPTDKVEEQVTMVNLIKPPPPPPPPPPPPPEPPKPITPPKELSPPRQTTPLPPPPESPPIVFDDPSPVDLPPLPPAPPAPPAPTTSLGAVDPSSKAMNPPQYPPAAARAGIEGTVILVISIDKEGNVLGVEVEKSSRNRDLDRAAMAAAKKWRFNPEVQNGVAVASRVRVPVDFNLN, from the coding sequence CCCGTAAAGAAAGCTAGAGACGACAGCGAAGGGCTGAACTGGGCGCGTATCGCCGGTATCACCATGGCTATCGCCGTGCACGCTGGCGCCCTGTTGATGATGCTCGCCCCGATGGCGGCACCGCCGACGGACAAGGTCGAAGAGCAGGTCACCATGGTGAACCTGATCAAGCCGCCACCGCCGCCGCCACCGCCGCCGCCGCCGCCGCCGGAGCCGCCCAAGCCGATCACTCCGCCCAAGGAGCTGTCGCCGCCGAGGCAGACCACGCCGTTGCCGCCGCCGCCGGAATCACCGCCGATCGTGTTCGATGACCCCAGCCCGGTCGACCTGCCACCGCTGCCACCGGCCCCGCCGGCGCCGCCGGCACCGACCACCTCGCTGGGTGCGGTCGATCCGTCCTCGAAGGCGATGAATCCGCCGCAGTACCCGCCCGCCGCCGCGCGTGCAGGCATCGAAGGTACGGTCATACTGGTGATCAGCATCGACAAGGAAGGCAATGTCCTGGGCGTCGAGGTCGAGAAGTCCAGCCGCAACCGGGATCTTGACCGGGCCGCCATGGCCGCAGCCAAGAAGTGGCGCTTCAATCCGGAAGTCCAGAATGGTGTCGCCGTTGCCAGCCGCGTGCGGGTACCGGTCGACTTCAACCTGAACTGA
- a CDS encoding MotA/TolQ/ExbB proton channel family protein, which produces MLQETTTAAAGGNNAEAFQQMSFSHMVTQFDAVAWIVFLTLVLFSVLSIYWIVVNLIKGARLRSKADRVVTTFWETTNAQDAIRYMEEQGSSEPFSKIALDAAQAAAHHQRNEGSRLVESLNRSEFVDRALRQAVTRESMKLESGLTVLATVGSTSPFIGLLGTVWGIYHALIRIGQSGNASIDAVAGPVGEALIMTAFGLFVAIPAVIAFNFFTRINRVTNSRFDTFAHDLHDFFATGSRVGELPSQR; this is translated from the coding sequence ATGCTTCAGGAAACCACTACCGCTGCTGCTGGAGGCAACAACGCCGAAGCGTTCCAGCAGATGAGCTTCTCCCACATGGTGACGCAGTTCGATGCAGTTGCATGGATCGTGTTCCTCACCCTGGTCCTGTTCTCGGTGCTCTCGATCTACTGGATCGTGGTCAACCTGATCAAGGGCGCACGCCTGCGTTCCAAGGCCGACCGCGTGGTCACCACGTTCTGGGAAACCACCAACGCGCAGGATGCGATCCGCTACATGGAAGAGCAGGGCAGCTCGGAGCCGTTCTCCAAGATCGCCCTTGATGCGGCCCAGGCCGCGGCCCACCACCAGCGCAACGAAGGCTCGCGCCTGGTTGAATCGCTGAACCGCTCCGAGTTCGTGGACCGTGCGCTGCGCCAGGCCGTTACCCGCGAGTCGATGAAGCTCGAAAGCGGCCTGACCGTGCTGGCAACCGTCGGTTCCACCTCGCCGTTCATCGGCTTGTTGGGTACCGTGTGGGGCATCTACCACGCCCTGATCCGCATCGGCCAGAGCGGCAACGCCTCGATCGACGCGGTGGCCGGCCCGGTGGGTGAGGCGCTGATCATGACCGCGTTCGGTCTGTTCGTGGCCATCCCGGCGGTGATCGCGTTCAACTTCTTCACCCGCATCAACCGGGTCACCAACAGCCGCTTCGATACGTTCGCGCACGACCTGCACGACTTTTTCGCCACCGGCTCGCGTGTTGGCGAACTGCCGTCCCAGCGTTGA
- a CDS encoding ExbD/TolR family protein: protein MAFSTGSNAGPMAEINVTPLVDVMLVLLIIFMITAPLMNHKIQVALPEANLDRKDEMAPEVPPITIAIEADGTVYWNDEPVTPALMESRLSVEAQKTPQPQINIRGDKTTKYRVVKDVVEIARLQGMRKVGFVATKDRSN from the coding sequence ATGGCCTTCAGTACAGGCAGTAACGCCGGCCCGATGGCCGAAATCAACGTCACGCCCCTGGTCGACGTGATGCTGGTGCTGCTGATCATCTTCATGATCACGGCTCCACTCATGAACCACAAGATCCAGGTGGCGTTGCCTGAAGCCAACCTCGACCGCAAGGACGAGATGGCACCTGAGGTACCACCGATCACGATCGCGATCGAGGCCGACGGCACCGTGTACTGGAACGACGAGCCGGTCACTCCGGCGTTGATGGAAAGCCGCCTGTCGGTTGAGGCACAGAAGACGCCCCAGCCGCAGATCAACATCCGCGGTGACAAGACCACCAAGTACCGCGTCGTCAAGGACGTGGTGGAGATCGCGCGCCTGCAGGGCATGCGCAAGGTCGGTTTTGTCGCCACCAAGGATCGTTCCAACTAA
- a CDS encoding ExbD/TolR family protein produces MSMGSSSGTGAMSDINVTPLVDVLLVLLIIFMVTAPIASYPIEVNLPQRSTQPPPLSEPPPPIRLRIGASGEVFWNDSPYPLSAIGNMMRSEVERDPTNQPQLEIDTNDDADYGILAKVLALAKNADMKKIGFVEK; encoded by the coding sequence ATGTCTATGGGTTCAAGTTCCGGTACCGGCGCCATGTCGGACATCAACGTGACACCGTTGGTGGACGTGCTGCTGGTGTTGCTGATCATCTTCATGGTCACGGCACCAATCGCGTCGTATCCGATCGAAGTCAATCTGCCGCAACGCTCCACCCAGCCGCCGCCGCTGTCGGAACCGCCACCGCCGATCCGGCTGCGTATCGGGGCCTCCGGCGAGGTGTTCTGGAACGATTCACCGTATCCGCTGTCGGCGATTGGCAACATGATGCGCAGCGAAGTGGAGCGTGATCCGACCAACCAGCCACAGCTGGAGATCGACACCAACGATGACGCGGACTACGGCATCCTGGCCAAGGTTCTCGCGCTGGCGAAAAATGCCGACATGAAGAAGATCGGCTTCGTCGAGAAATAG
- a CDS encoding pyridoxine 5'-phosphate synthase produces MTFLSVNVNKIAVLRNSRGGNDPDVVQAARACLHAGAHGITVHPRPDARHIRAADVHALAALTAARGVEFNLEGNPFAPPRPGYPGFLALCAAVRPAQATLVPDGDAQLTSDHGFDFARDAERLSPLVEQLRGLGCRVSLFADAWDPVRSAGVEHAAAIGADRIELYTGPYADAFHRGEHASMLERFADVARRARSVGLGVNAGHDLSQENLGAFLAAVPEVLEVSIGHALIGEALHDGLQATVRGYLAILDGAGVASAP; encoded by the coding sequence ATGACTTTCCTCAGCGTCAACGTCAACAAGATCGCCGTCCTGCGCAACTCCCGAGGCGGCAACGACCCCGACGTCGTGCAGGCCGCACGCGCATGCCTGCATGCGGGCGCCCACGGCATCACGGTCCACCCGCGCCCGGACGCACGCCACATCCGCGCGGCCGACGTGCACGCGCTGGCGGCTTTGACCGCCGCGCGCGGTGTCGAATTCAACCTGGAGGGCAATCCGTTCGCCCCGCCGCGACCGGGATACCCGGGTTTCCTCGCCCTGTGCGCAGCGGTCCGACCGGCGCAGGCGACCCTCGTCCCCGACGGCGATGCCCAGCTGACCTCCGACCACGGTTTTGATTTCGCGCGCGACGCGGAGCGGCTAAGTCCGCTCGTCGAGCAGCTGCGCGGGCTGGGATGCCGGGTCAGCCTGTTCGCCGATGCCTGGGATCCGGTCCGCTCGGCCGGTGTCGAGCACGCCGCGGCCATCGGCGCCGACCGCATCGAGCTCTACACCGGACCCTACGCGGACGCATTCCACCGCGGCGAACACGCCAGCATGCTGGAGCGTTTTGCCGACGTTGCCCGGCGCGCCCGCAGCGTGGGCCTGGGCGTGAATGCCGGCCATGACCTGAGCCAGGAAAACCTCGGCGCGTTCCTCGCCGCCGTTCCCGAGGTGCTGGAGGTGTCGATCGGTCATGCCTTGATCGGCGAGGCCCTGCACGACGGCCTGCAAGCCACGGTCCGCGGCTATCTGGCGATTCTGGACGGTGCCGGAGTCGCCAGCGCGCCATAG
- the cls gene encoding cardiolipin synthase, which produces MGETLSAWWHQTTAIEHLAAWLALGWAVYVVWLGAWIILQKREPAATLSWLVSLAALPYLGFAIYFFFGPQRIRRQRLRRDRSRTRMPALPAGRVPDAAAIELARMAQTVTGLPPSTATRADLLIDGSSKYQRLNAEVALAREHVHLEYYIFQPDRTGTALRDALIERARAGVRVRLLLDAVGSGSTSRAFLKPLVEAGGEVAWFHPMRLHWFWQRPWLNLRSHRKIVVIDGRVGFIGGINITDEEDESLGDNAYRDLHLRLEGDVVRSLQLVFLEDWVYATGDPPPPVSLPESTPGDIRVQMVVSGPDSPWEAIHRLHVSAIHAARQRVWLVTPYFVPGEAAMMALTSAALGGVDVRLLVPKHTDSRLVTYAARSYFDDLMAAGVKVLEYGPRMLHTKALLCDDDLAIIGSANFDHRSFRLNFESSVLFRDRTVVAELARLIENDCMDCTPVTADRQRGLWRSRLPEALARLMSPLL; this is translated from the coding sequence ATGGGTGAAACCCTGAGTGCGTGGTGGCACCAGACCACCGCGATCGAACACCTAGCCGCGTGGCTGGCGCTGGGCTGGGCGGTCTACGTGGTCTGGCTGGGCGCCTGGATCATCCTGCAAAAACGCGAGCCTGCGGCCACCCTGAGCTGGCTGGTGAGCCTGGCCGCCCTGCCCTACCTGGGCTTCGCGATCTACTTCTTTTTCGGCCCCCAACGCATCCGCCGGCAACGCCTGCGGCGCGATCGCAGCCGCACGCGGATGCCGGCGCTGCCGGCGGGCCGGGTGCCTGACGCGGCGGCCATCGAGCTGGCGCGGATGGCGCAGACTGTCACCGGCCTGCCGCCCAGCACCGCCACCCGCGCCGATCTGCTGATTGATGGCAGCAGCAAGTACCAGCGCCTCAACGCCGAAGTCGCGCTCGCACGCGAGCACGTGCACCTGGAGTACTACATCTTCCAGCCCGACCGCACCGGCACGGCGCTGCGCGATGCGCTGATCGAACGTGCCCGCGCCGGGGTCAGGGTGCGCCTGCTGCTGGACGCGGTCGGCTCGGGCAGCACGTCGCGGGCGTTCCTGAAACCGCTCGTCGAGGCCGGCGGCGAGGTCGCCTGGTTCCATCCCATGCGCCTGCACTGGTTCTGGCAGCGGCCCTGGCTCAACCTGCGGAGCCACCGCAAGATCGTCGTGATCGACGGCCGCGTGGGCTTCATCGGCGGCATCAACATCACCGACGAGGAAGACGAAAGCCTGGGCGATAACGCCTACCGTGACCTGCACCTGCGCCTGGAGGGCGATGTCGTGCGCTCCCTGCAGCTGGTGTTCCTCGAGGACTGGGTCTACGCCACCGGCGATCCGCCGCCGCCGGTGAGCTTGCCCGAGTCGACGCCGGGCGACATCCGGGTGCAGATGGTGGTCTCCGGGCCGGACTCGCCGTGGGAGGCGATCCACCGCCTGCATGTCTCGGCCATCCACGCCGCGCGGCAACGGGTGTGGCTGGTCACCCCCTACTTCGTCCCCGGCGAGGCGGCGATGATGGCGCTGACCTCCGCCGCGCTGGGCGGCGTCGACGTGCGTCTGCTGGTGCCAAAGCACACCGACAGCCGCCTGGTCACCTACGCCGCGCGGTCCTACTTCGACGATCTCATGGCGGCGGGCGTAAAGGTGCTCGAGTACGGCCCGCGGATGCTGCACACCAAGGCGCTGCTGTGCGACGACGATCTGGCCATCATCGGCAGTGCCAACTTCGACCACCGCAGCTTCCGCCTCAACTTTGAGAGCTCGGTGCTGTTCCGCGACCGCACGGTGGTCGCCGAACTCGCCCGGCTCATCGAGAACGACTGCATGGATTGCACGCCAGTCACGGCTGACCGCCAGCGGGGACTGTGGCGCAGCCGCCTGCCCGAGGCGCTGGCGCGTCTGATGTCGCCGCTGCTGTAG